A single region of the Pararge aegeria chromosome 20, ilParAegt1.1, whole genome shotgun sequence genome encodes:
- the LOC120632783 gene encoding phosphomevalonate kinase isoform X2, protein MTGMSPQVILLFSGKRKCGKDFLTNRLKEKFGETCEIIRISEPIKSHWAKENNLNLNELLSDGEYKEFYRLAMIKWSDEMREKDYGCFCRTACGNALVKPIWIVSDIRRTTDIQWFKETYGELVKTIRLTADEDTRIERGFQFKCGVDDVASECGLDNYNEWNLVINNGKGKQSLEEQLSRIAELIPVL, encoded by the exons aTGACAGGAATGTCACCACAAGTAATATTACTTTTCAGTGGTAAGAGAAAATGTGGCAAAGATTTTTTGACCAATCGCTTAAAAGAAAA ATTTGGTGAAACATGTGAAATAATAAGAATATCTGAGCCAATCAAGAGTCACTGGGCCAAAGAGAATAATCTAAACCTGAATGAGTTGCTGAGTGACGGTGAATACAAAGAGTTCTACAGATTAGCTATGATCAAATGGAGTGATGAGATGAGGGAAAAGGATTATGGTTGCTTTTGTAGAACTGCTTGTGGAAATG CACTAGTCAAACCAATATGGATAGTCAGTGACATACGACGCACAACAGACATCCAGTGGTTCAAGGAAACTTATGGAGAACTTGTAAAGACTATAAGATTAACAGCTGATGAGGACACTCGGATAGAAAGAGGCTTTCAGTTTAAGTGTGGTGTAGATGATGTTGCCTCTGAGTGTGGCTTAGATAATTATAACGAATGGAATCTTGTTATAAATAATGGGAAGGGAAAGCAATCGTTAGAGGAACAATTGAGTAGAATTGCAGAGTTAATACCTGTTTTATGA
- the LOC120632783 gene encoding phosphomevalonate kinase isoform X1 has product MTGMSPQVILLFSGKRKCGKDFLTNRLKEKFGETCEIIRISEPIKSHWAKENNLNLNELLSDGEYKEFYRLAMIKWSDEMREKDYGCFCRTACGNVILITALVKPIWIVSDIRRTTDIQWFKETYGELVKTIRLTADEDTRIERGFQFKCGVDDVASECGLDNYNEWNLVINNGKGKQSLEEQLSRIAELIPVL; this is encoded by the exons aTGACAGGAATGTCACCACAAGTAATATTACTTTTCAGTGGTAAGAGAAAATGTGGCAAAGATTTTTTGACCAATCGCTTAAAAGAAAA ATTTGGTGAAACATGTGAAATAATAAGAATATCTGAGCCAATCAAGAGTCACTGGGCCAAAGAGAATAATCTAAACCTGAATGAGTTGCTGAGTGACGGTGAATACAAAGAGTTCTACAGATTAGCTATGATCAAATGGAGTGATGAGATGAGGGAAAAGGATTATGGTTGCTTTTGTAGAACTGCTTGTGGAAATG ttatattaattaCAGCACTAGTCAAACCAATATGGATAGTCAGTGACATACGACGCACAACAGACATCCAGTGGTTCAAGGAAACTTATGGAGAACTTGTAAAGACTATAAGATTAACAGCTGATGAGGACACTCGGATAGAAAGAGGCTTTCAGTTTAAGTGTGGTGTAGATGATGTTGCCTCTGAGTGTGGCTTAGATAATTATAACGAATGGAATCTTGTTATAAATAATGGGAAGGGAAAGCAATCGTTAGAGGAACAATTGAGTAGAATTGCAGAGTTAATACCTGTTTTATGA